A genomic region of Rhodothermia bacterium contains the following coding sequences:
- a CDS encoding SDR family oxidoreductase produces the protein MENKIILVTGATAGIGAESVKQLAKKGAHVVLVGRNEGKCQRIISEVQRETSHNKLDYLVADLSSMAAVRQLASDFKARYDRLDVLLNNAGAMFLKYEESPDGLEMTFALNHINYFLLTHELLPLLHQTKGARVVNVASDAHRPGKINLSDLQMKQGYSGWGQYCNSKLMNIMFTYAAHRRLQESGVSINCLHPGFVASEFGDNNASGTIGKLFVGVWRFAKKLSAISVEKGASTQVYLATSPEVEGISGRYFSKRKAIKSIPLSYDEALGEALWTETEAITGVRWPVR, from the coding sequence ATGGAAAACAAAATCATTTTGGTCACAGGAGCGACTGCCGGAATTGGGGCAGAATCCGTAAAACAATTGGCTAAAAAAGGCGCTCACGTCGTACTTGTGGGCCGGAACGAGGGCAAGTGCCAACGGATCATTTCCGAGGTACAACGCGAAACAAGCCACAACAAACTGGACTATTTGGTGGCAGATTTGTCCTCCATGGCTGCCGTGAGACAATTGGCGAGCGATTTTAAAGCCCGCTACGACCGTCTCGATGTCTTGCTGAACAATGCCGGAGCCATGTTTTTGAAATACGAAGAAAGTCCGGACGGCCTTGAGATGACGTTTGCACTTAATCATATCAACTATTTTTTGTTGACGCACGAGCTTTTACCCCTTTTACATCAAACAAAAGGGGCAAGGGTGGTCAATGTGGCTTCGGATGCGCATCGGCCCGGTAAAATAAACCTCTCTGACTTACAAATGAAGCAGGGATACAGTGGCTGGGGTCAATATTGTAATAGCAAACTGATGAACATTATGTTTACCTATGCGGCCCACCGACGTTTGCAAGAGAGCGGCGTAAGCATCAATTGCTTGCATCCGGGATTTGTAGCCTCCGAATTTGGAGACAACAATGCCTCCGGAACCATTGGCAAGCTCTTTGTCGGGGTTTGGCGCTTTGCGAAAAAACTTTCGGCTATTTCCGTAGAGAAAGGCGCTTCCACGCAGGTCTATTTGGCAACGTCTCCCGAAGTGGAAGGCATTAGCGGACGCTATTTTAGCAAGCGGAAAGCCATAAAATCCATTCCATTGAGCTATGATGAGGCTTTAGGGGAGGCTCTCTGGACAGAAACCGAAGCCATTACGGGTGTTCGATGGCCGGTGCGTTAA
- a CDS encoding class I fructose-bisphosphate aldolase translates to MSQALSNTASILADKAEYYLGFNAPKINKDQLHLPGADFVDRIFGISDRTPQVLRSLQAMYGTGRLANTGYLSILPVDQGIEHSAGASFAKNPIYFDPENIIKLAIEGGCNAVCSTYGALGSVARKYAHKIPMMLKINHNELLTYPNKFDQIMFAQVKNAWDMGCVSIGATVYFGSDQSTRQLMEVSEAFAYAHELGMSTVLWCYTRNNAFKVNGVNYETGADLTGQANHLGATIEADIVKQKQPDCNGGFKALNSGNSSYGKLDERMYTDLASDHPIDLTRYQVANGYMGRIGLINSGGGSGANDLQDAVITAVVNKRAGGMGLISGRKAFQRPMNEGVAILNAIQDVFLDEAVTIA, encoded by the coding sequence ATGAGTCAAGCCCTTTCCAACACAGCATCCATTTTGGCGGACAAAGCCGAATATTATTTGGGATTTAACGCACCCAAGATCAACAAAGACCAACTTCACTTACCCGGAGCGGATTTTGTTGACCGCATTTTTGGTATTAGCGACCGGACGCCACAGGTTTTGCGTTCGCTTCAAGCCATGTACGGAACCGGACGTCTGGCGAACACGGGCTACCTTTCCATCCTGCCCGTTGACCAAGGCATAGAGCACTCTGCCGGAGCCTCTTTTGCCAAGAACCCCATTTATTTTGACCCCGAAAACATCATCAAATTGGCCATTGAAGGCGGATGTAATGCGGTTTGCTCTACCTATGGCGCACTTGGATCGGTAGCGCGGAAATATGCGCATAAAATCCCGATGATGCTTAAAATCAACCACAACGAATTGTTAACCTATCCCAACAAATTTGACCAAATTATGTTTGCACAGGTCAAAAATGCGTGGGATATGGGCTGTGTCTCTATTGGCGCAACGGTTTATTTTGGCTCTGACCAATCCACGCGGCAATTGATGGAGGTCTCCGAAGCATTTGCCTATGCACACGAACTTGGGATGTCCACCGTGTTGTGGTGTTATACCCGCAACAATGCCTTCAAGGTAAATGGCGTAAACTATGAAACGGGTGCAGACCTTACTGGCCAAGCCAACCACCTCGGCGCAACCATAGAAGCCGACATCGTGAAGCAAAAACAACCGGACTGCAACGGCGGCTTCAAAGCCTTAAATTCGGGCAACTCCAGCTATGGCAAATTGGACGAACGCATGTACACCGACTTGGCAAGTGACCACCCGATTGACCTGACGCGCTACCAAGTGGCGAATGGCTACATGGGTCGGATCGGCCTCATCAACTCCGGTGGTGGCTCCGGCGCTAACGACTTACAAGACGCGGTTATCACGGCAGTGGTGAACAAACGGGCTGGCGGTATGGGCCTCATTTCGGGGCGCAAAGCCTTCCAGCGTCCAATGAATGAAGGTGTCGCGATCTTGAATGCTATCCAAGATGTGTTCTTAGACGAGGCCGTAACGATTGCCTAA
- the mtaB gene encoding tRNA (N(6)-L-threonylcarbamoyladenosine(37)-C(2))-methylthiotransferase MtaB has protein sequence MSRVSFHTLGCKLNYAETSTIARDFRANGYETVPFETASDVTVINTCTVTEQAEAKCRNAIRRALRANPDTFVIVTGCYAQLRPEEISKIPGVDMVLGAQEKFRIFSLIEAFEKQNQTQVAVSCIDDVTAFGPSYSSGERTRAFLKVQDGCDYICSFCTIPQARGKSRSASIQDTLKSAREVAQKGYKEIVLTGINIGLYGQEHGTDLLALLQELDQLDGVERFRISSIEPNLLTNEIIHFVAASHKFQPHFHIPLQSGDNEVLGKMRRRYRRELYADRVQTIRTLMPHACIGVDVIVGFPAETETHFEETYLFLNELPVSYFHVFTYSERPHTTAVDQIARMGTPVPQKERERRSKMLRILSAKKRLAFHQAHTHTTRSVLWEDEKKGELMFGFTDNYVKVQAAYDVDKVGHIENVYLGELAEDGTVKATEAVFISLL, from the coding sequence ATGTCTCGCGTCTCGTTTCACACCCTTGGTTGCAAACTAAATTATGCAGAAACCAGCACCATTGCCCGCGACTTTCGGGCGAATGGCTACGAAACGGTACCCTTCGAGACCGCTTCCGATGTGACGGTGATCAACACCTGCACCGTCACCGAGCAGGCAGAGGCAAAATGCCGTAATGCCATCCGGCGTGCCTTACGTGCGAACCCAGATACCTTTGTGATTGTAACAGGTTGTTATGCGCAATTACGTCCGGAAGAAATATCAAAAATTCCGGGTGTAGATATGGTTTTGGGCGCACAAGAAAAATTCCGCATTTTCTCGCTCATAGAGGCATTCGAGAAGCAAAACCAAACGCAGGTGGCCGTTTCGTGCATAGACGACGTAACCGCCTTTGGGCCTTCGTACTCATCGGGAGAGCGCACACGCGCATTTTTAAAAGTACAAGATGGATGTGATTATATTTGTTCGTTTTGTACCATCCCACAGGCCCGCGGAAAAAGCCGCTCCGCATCCATACAAGACACGCTAAAATCCGCTCGCGAAGTAGCGCAAAAAGGATACAAAGAAATCGTCTTAACGGGCATCAATATCGGTCTATATGGGCAAGAACATGGGACAGACCTCTTGGCACTTTTACAGGAATTAGACCAATTGGATGGCGTAGAGCGCTTTAGGATTTCTTCCATAGAACCCAATCTCCTTACCAACGAGATCATCCACTTTGTAGCCGCTTCCCATAAGTTCCAACCACATTTCCACATCCCACTCCAAAGCGGAGACAACGAGGTCTTAGGAAAAATGCGCCGCCGTTACCGCAGAGAGTTGTACGCAGACCGCGTCCAGACCATCCGCACCCTTATGCCACATGCTTGCATTGGGGTGGATGTAATCGTGGGGTTTCCGGCGGAAACCGAGACCCATTTCGAGGAAACATACCTCTTTTTGAATGAATTACCAGTGTCCTATTTCCATGTTTTCACCTACTCGGAAAGGCCACATACAACGGCAGTAGATCAAATTGCACGCATGGGAACACCCGTACCCCAAAAAGAAAGAGAACGACGGAGCAAGATGTTACGTATTTTATCCGCAAAAAAACGCTTGGCCTTCCACCAAGCACATACTCACACCACGCGCTCGGTACTTTGGGAAGACGAAAAGAAAGGGGAACTTATGTTTGGCTTTACGGACAATTATGTTAAAGTACAAGCCGCTTATGATGTTGATAAAGTTGGACATATAGAAAATGTATATTTAGGCGAATTGGCAGAGGACGGCACGGTTAAGGCAACAGAAGCGGTTTTTATCTCCTTACTTTGA
- the proC gene encoding pyrroline-5-carboxylate reductase, whose protein sequence is MVFALLTNQTIAFLGAGNIARALIGGLIRGEDVRPNQIWATRRNPYALEELERNFSGIHTTTSNAEAANMADIVVLSVKPQSISEVLDDIRSVVTPQTQIISILAGITTASICEMLGVALPVVRAMPNTPALVDAAATAIAAGTHARETHWNVASEIFKAVGLVEKVPEYLMDAVTGLSGSGPAYIYMVIEALTDGGVNQGIPRPVAAKLAVQTVYGAAKMMIETEKHPAILRDEVTTPGGTTIAAIADLERNGLRTMFINAVGAATERAHALSKKK, encoded by the coding sequence ATCGTTTTTGCATTGCTGACCAACCAAACCATCGCCTTTCTCGGAGCGGGTAATATTGCCCGCGCCCTCATCGGCGGCCTGATTCGAGGCGAAGATGTACGTCCAAATCAAATTTGGGCTACCCGAAGAAATCCATATGCTTTGGAAGAATTGGAGCGTAATTTTTCGGGTATTCATACCACCACTTCAAATGCAGAGGCCGCAAACATGGCCGATATTGTGGTGCTTTCCGTTAAACCACAAAGTATTTCGGAGGTTTTGGACGACATCCGATCGGTGGTTACACCCCAAACCCAAATCATTTCCATTTTGGCCGGAATTACCACCGCGTCCATTTGTGAAATGCTCGGCGTTGCATTGCCTGTGGTGCGGGCCATGCCCAATACGCCCGCTTTGGTGGATGCTGCCGCGACGGCCATTGCCGCCGGAACTCATGCCCGCGAAACACATTGGAACGTGGCCAGTGAAATTTTTAAAGCGGTTGGTTTGGTGGAAAAAGTGCCCGAATACCTGATGGATGCCGTAACAGGGCTTTCGGGAAGTGGGCCAGCCTATATCTATATGGTCATCGAGGCGCTTACAGATGGAGGCGTCAATCAAGGAATCCCACGGCCAGTTGCCGCAAAGCTGGCAGTACAGACGGTCTATGGCGCGGCCAAAATGATGATCGAAACGGAGAAACATCCAGCCATTCTACGCGATGAAGTGACCACACCGGGCGGAACCACTATTGCCGCCATTGCAGATTTGGAGCGCAATGGCCTACGAACGATGTTTATCAATGCAGTAGGGGCCGCCACCGAACGCGCCCATGCCCTAAGTAAGAAAAAATAA
- a CDS encoding amidohydrolase: MSSFLFFNGTILTMDPRVPEVEAVWVENDRIREVGSFAALRALSPEATLLDLAGKCLLPGFVEAHIHVWKVGNLQTHTLDLRGTTNIPELQERLRVFAAERPEATWIQARGFNEAAMQEGRMPTREDLDAAIPDRPVLVQRTCAHILVLNTLALEAANITEKTPIPPGGEIRLGTDGKPNGVLTETAQGLGFRAAPAFKAADYATMIEAATQTLLAHGFTTATDPGVMPDLLAVYQEMDAEKRLRMRFNVMPIRLPDGGTTALPLPERSTSDFLEVNTVKFFADGGLSGKTSAVSRPYRGTTTEYGVLRLPPDFFYELAHEPHEKGWKIATHAIGDVAIEGILSTYERLYRETPSLARHRIEHLGLPRPDHLKRVAAAGIAVAPQPMFLRELGGNFRQYLDDAFLAQCYPIRSMLDAGIAVAFSSDAPVVKNIHPLENLHAAYFRRDRTGAVIAPGESVSVAEGLYACTMGGAIANSMEDKIGSITSGKFADLVILETSPLAVDPEDLPKIRIMATWVGGQEVYTR, encoded by the coding sequence ATGTCCTCTTTCCTGTTTTTCAATGGAACCATCCTTACGATGGATCCGCGCGTACCCGAAGTGGAAGCGGTTTGGGTTGAAAACGACCGTATCCGTGAGGTTGGTTCATTTGCGGCACTTCGCGCCCTTTCACCGGAGGCAACCCTCTTAGACTTGGCCGGAAAATGCCTCTTACCCGGTTTTGTGGAGGCGCACATCCACGTTTGGAAAGTTGGGAACCTGCAAACCCATACCCTCGACTTGCGCGGCACAACCAATATCCCCGAACTTCAGGAGCGTTTGCGGGTCTTTGCAGCAGAACGTCCAGAGGCAACATGGATTCAGGCACGGGGCTTTAACGAAGCCGCCATGCAAGAAGGACGAATGCCCACCCGCGAAGATTTGGATGCCGCCATTCCGGATCGTCCCGTGTTGGTGCAGCGGACTTGCGCACACATTTTGGTATTGAACACACTGGCTCTTGAAGCGGCCAATATCACCGAAAAAACACCCATACCGCCCGGCGGGGAAATCCGACTGGGCACGGATGGCAAACCCAATGGCGTCTTAACCGAGACTGCGCAAGGCTTGGGATTTCGGGCTGCACCTGCGTTTAAGGCGGCGGATTATGCCACAATGATCGAGGCTGCTACGCAGACCTTGCTTGCACATGGCTTTACGACGGCGACCGATCCGGGCGTGATGCCAGACCTTTTGGCCGTTTATCAAGAGATGGATGCGGAAAAACGCTTAAGAATGCGCTTTAACGTGATGCCCATTCGCTTGCCCGATGGTGGGACTACCGCACTGCCGCTCCCCGAACGCTCGACCTCGGACTTTTTAGAGGTCAATACCGTCAAGTTTTTTGCCGATGGTGGCCTCAGCGGAAAAACCTCGGCGGTGAGCCGTCCATATCGAGGCACAACAACGGAATATGGCGTTTTGCGTTTGCCGCCAGACTTTTTTTACGAATTGGCACATGAGCCGCATGAAAAGGGTTGGAAAATTGCGACCCATGCCATTGGTGATGTGGCCATCGAGGGCATTTTGTCCACCTATGAGCGTCTTTATCGTGAGACGCCATCTTTAGCCCGACACCGGATTGAGCACTTGGGGCTACCTCGTCCAGATCATCTAAAGCGTGTTGCTGCTGCGGGCATTGCCGTTGCCCCCCAACCCATGTTTTTGCGGGAATTGGGCGGGAACTTCCGGCAATATCTGGACGATGCGTTCTTGGCGCAGTGTTATCCCATACGTTCTATGCTGGATGCGGGCATTGCCGTCGCCTTTTCGTCGGATGCGCCCGTCGTAAAAAATATTCATCCATTAGAAAACCTACATGCGGCCTATTTCCGGCGGGATCGGACGGGAGCGGTTATTGCCCCTGGAGAGTCGGTCTCGGTGGCAGAAGGCTTGTATGCCTGCACGATGGGCGGGGCGATTGCAAACAGCATGGAAGACAAAATAGGCTCGATCACCTCCGGCAAGTTCGCCGACTTGGTGATTTTAGAAACCTCACCGCTTGCTGTTGATCCGGAAGACCTACCGAAAATCCGCATTATGGCTACATGGGTGGGAGGACAAGAAGTCTATACACGGTAA
- a CDS encoding Lrp/AsnC family transcriptional regulator, with translation MGNIHLDELDFAILRSLQKDGRMSFTDLAKELNASVGTIRNRYHRLAEEKTLTVFGRVNPEHIGLNVYAHVQIAVRPASRIDEVAASIAAITEVSFLAMISGDYELEVNLMCRNNQHLIEIMNTMHKIDGIFSTKTTMYLRVYKIAQPDLHLVRPVETELASEN, from the coding sequence ATGGGCAATATACACTTAGACGAATTAGATTTCGCCATTCTGCGATCCCTCCAAAAAGATGGGCGTATGTCCTTCACGGACTTGGCAAAGGAATTGAATGCCTCCGTCGGGACTATCCGGAACCGCTACCACCGTTTGGCCGAGGAAAAAACGCTCACCGTATTTGGCCGTGTCAATCCAGAACATATCGGCCTAAACGTGTATGCTCATGTGCAAATTGCCGTCCGTCCTGCCTCCAGAATAGACGAGGTGGCGGCCTCCATCGCTGCGATTACCGAGGTCTCTTTTCTCGCGATGATCTCTGGCGATTATGAGTTGGAGGTAAATCTCATGTGTCGTAACAACCAGCATCTCATCGAAATTATGAATACCATGCACAAGATTGACGGGATTTTCAGTACAAAAACCACCATGTATTTGCGGGTTTATAAAATCGCACAACCCGATTTACATTTGGTGCGTCCGGTTGAAACGGAATTGGCTTCGGAAAACTAA
- the mce gene encoding methylmalonyl-CoA epimerase, with amino-acid sequence MKLEHIGIAVQDVKTVESLYNTLLGIVRYKSETVEREGVRTHFLAAGNVKLELLEALHDASPVAKYLATKGQGLHHLAFEVPDAEDAMRRLVEAGFKPLADAPKAGADGKRIFFLHPKQTHGVLVELCQSTPVTFDYTEYETSAGGVRICERGAPSNPVLLLLPSSEVPATDWANLVLTLEQQFRVLVFDPQDLTAAKVENTLRQLQLSEVYVAATSAQCVLALEIARNQPQVIQKVVLYNLPLSKIGNSLLSQVKTPLLLACDDTHPEAPHLFSVKNLVSSAEIAILPTPAVDPSKPLPPRSTLSVLFDTGFIKWWYNA; translated from the coding sequence ATGAAACTCGAACACATTGGGATTGCCGTTCAAGACGTGAAAACCGTCGAGTCACTCTATAACACACTTTTAGGTATCGTTCGCTATAAATCCGAGACCGTAGAACGTGAAGGGGTGCGAACACACTTTTTGGCTGCCGGAAACGTGAAATTGGAACTTTTAGAGGCCCTACACGACGCTTCGCCCGTAGCAAAATACCTTGCGACAAAAGGACAAGGCTTGCACCACTTGGCCTTTGAAGTGCCTGATGCCGAGGACGCCATGCGCCGTTTGGTGGAGGCGGGATTTAAGCCCCTTGCCGATGCGCCCAAAGCCGGAGCAGATGGGAAACGCATTTTTTTCCTGCACCCCAAGCAAACCCATGGCGTTTTGGTGGAATTGTGCCAATCCACACCCGTAACGTTTGACTATACCGAATACGAAACCAGCGCCGGAGGTGTGCGAATTTGCGAACGCGGCGCCCCCTCGAACCCTGTGCTGTTGCTCTTGCCAAGCTCCGAAGTCCCTGCAACCGATTGGGCGAATCTTGTATTGACCTTGGAGCAACAATTTCGCGTTTTGGTTTTTGATCCGCAAGACCTGACCGCCGCAAAAGTGGAAAACACCCTCCGCCAATTACAGCTTTCCGAAGTTTATGTGGCCGCAACGTCTGCGCAATGTGTCTTGGCGTTAGAAATCGCACGAAACCAGCCGCAAGTCATCCAGAAAGTGGTTTTATACAACTTGCCGTTGTCAAAAATTGGCAACTCTCTTCTAAGCCAAGTCAAAACCCCTTTGCTCCTTGCCTGCGACGATACTCACCCGGAAGCGCCCCACTTGTTCTCCGTAAAAAACCTTGTTTCATCGGCTGAAATCGCCATTTTACCGACTCCAGCAGTAGATCCATCGAAACCTCTTCCGCCTCGTTCAACCCTATCGGTATTATTCGATACAGGCTTTATTAAGTGGTGGTACAACGCATAA
- the glpK gene encoding glycerol kinase GlpK, protein MPKYILALDQGTTSSRAILFDHKGHIQGIAQREFRQHFPQAGWVEHDPMDIWESQKRVMEAVTSGISPADIAAIGITNQRETTLLWDRKTGNPVGPAIVWQDRRTAPICDELRDYGLLPLFRQKTGLLLDPYFSGTKLRWMLDASPDVRRRAEAGELAFGTVDTWLLWNLTDGKVHATDASNASRTLLYNLHTGQWDDELLELLKIPRSLLPEIRSNGEVFGHTGLLGGFTPIAGVAGDQQAALFGQACHRKGMAKNTYGTGCFMLLNIGEMPVLSENNLITTVAWEYKGHKTFALEGSVFIAGAVVQWLRDGLGIIQTSGEVEQLAAEVADTDGVYFVPAFAGLGAPYWDPYARGTITGLTRGTKAAHLARAALESMAHQTCDVLEAMQADAGFALEELRVDGGATSNNLLLQIQANLLGKSVLRPVITETTALGAAFLAGLTVGFWQSTDEIAELWTTDTRFNPKVSAQQVAQNRAGWAKAIGRAQHWA, encoded by the coding sequence ATGCCCAAATACATCCTCGCCTTAGACCAAGGCACCACCAGCAGCCGTGCCATCTTGTTCGATCATAAGGGTCACATCCAAGGCATAGCCCAACGCGAGTTCAGACAACACTTCCCACAAGCGGGATGGGTAGAACACGATCCGATGGACATTTGGGAATCGCAGAAGCGGGTAATGGAAGCCGTTACGTCTGGTATATCTCCTGCCGATATTGCCGCCATCGGCATTACCAACCAACGTGAAACCACCTTGCTTTGGGATCGAAAAACCGGAAACCCCGTTGGCCCCGCCATCGTTTGGCAAGACCGGAGAACTGCTCCTATATGCGACGAATTGCGGGATTATGGCTTGTTACCACTTTTTAGACAAAAAACGGGTTTATTGCTCGACCCCTATTTTTCGGGAACCAAACTCCGTTGGATGTTAGACGCTTCGCCCGACGTGCGTAGGCGGGCCGAAGCGGGCGAATTGGCGTTCGGAACGGTGGATACATGGCTATTATGGAACCTGACCGACGGGAAAGTCCATGCCACCGATGCCTCCAATGCCAGTCGAACTTTGCTCTATAACCTACACACCGGACAGTGGGACGACGAACTTTTGGAACTGCTCAAAATCCCACGAAGCCTCTTACCGGAAATCCGCTCCAATGGCGAAGTTTTTGGACATACAGGACTTCTGGGGGGCTTTACACCCATTGCCGGCGTTGCGGGCGACCAACAAGCCGCCCTCTTCGGACAAGCCTGCCACCGAAAAGGGATGGCCAAAAATACCTATGGAACCGGATGTTTCATGCTCTTGAACATCGGAGAAATGCCTGTTTTATCGGAAAATAACCTGATTACGACCGTAGCATGGGAATACAAAGGCCATAAAACTTTTGCCCTCGAAGGCAGTGTCTTTATTGCTGGTGCAGTGGTTCAATGGTTGCGAGATGGCTTGGGCATTATCCAAACCTCCGGCGAGGTGGAGCAGTTGGCTGCGGAAGTCGCTGATACAGATGGCGTTTATTTTGTACCCGCTTTTGCTGGATTGGGTGCACCCTATTGGGATCCGTATGCACGCGGAACCATTACAGGGCTGACGCGCGGAACCAAAGCCGCACATCTGGCACGCGCAGCCCTCGAAAGTATGGCACACCAAACGTGTGATGTCTTGGAGGCGATGCAGGCAGATGCCGGATTTGCCCTCGAAGAATTACGGGTGGATGGCGGTGCGACTTCCAATAACCTTCTTCTACAAATTCAGGCCAATTTACTTGGAAAATCGGTTCTTCGACCCGTTATCACCGAGACCACGGCACTCGGTGCGGCCTTCTTGGCAGGGCTTACGGTAGGATTCTGGCAAAGTACAGACGAAATTGCCGAACTATGGACCACCGATACACGATTTAATCCAAAGGTTTCCGCTCAACAGGTTGCCCAAAATCGTGCTGGTTGGGCAAAAGCCATCGGACGTGCGCAACATTGGGCTTAA